In the Peromyscus maniculatus bairdii isolate BWxNUB_F1_BW_parent chromosome 20, HU_Pman_BW_mat_3.1, whole genome shotgun sequence genome, one interval contains:
- the LOC143269727 gene encoding uncharacterized protein LOC143269727 isoform X1 has product MDAESPRPECYNPPDSAGGTGGSCSGPQTAEDEFLLPPQLPVAYEEGGTKQRSSGPAALRSNGVQTSCLPQPRNPAAWFMDGNSFLQERERRTGAAVTTESEIVWTSPLPPGTSAQKAELIALTQALRMAEARRTRN; this is encoded by the exons atggacgccgagtcaccccgccccgagtgttacaacccccccgacagcgccggagggaccggcggctcctgcagcggcccccaaacagcggaggatgagttcctgcttcctccccaattgccggtcgcctacgaagaaggcgggacaaagcagcgaag ctctggtccagcagccctcagatcgaatggtgtgcagaccagttgtctccctcaaccccgcaaccctgctgcctggttcatggatgggaacagcttcctccaagaaagagaacggaggactggagcagccgtcaccaccgaatcggagatagtttggacctcaccactgccacctggaacatcggcccaaaaggcagagctgatcgcgctgacccaggccctccggatggcggaagcccggaggaccaggaactaa
- the LOC143269727 gene encoding uncharacterized protein LOC143269727 isoform X3, whose translation MDAESPRPECYNPPDSAGGTGGSCSGPQTAEDEFLLPPQLPVAYEEGGTKQRSPPIDAKDGAKTPACREQLNRPVMPHPFKIGDSV comes from the exons atggacgccgagtcaccccgccccgagtgttacaacccccccgacagcgccggagggaccggcggctcctgcagcggcccccaaacagcggaggatgagttcctgcttcctccccaattgccggtcgcctacgaagaaggcgggacaaagcagcgaag ccctccaattgatgcaaaagacggtgcaaaaacccctgcctgccgggagcaactgaaccgcccggtgatgcctcacccattcaagattggggactctgtctag
- the LOC143269727 gene encoding uncharacterized protein LOC143269727 isoform X2, whose product MGGRAAQSAAAAQADTGCGRDTQAGPGMGSARDRPLAGDPQRCATTGSGPIWGSPPIDAKDGAKTPACREQLNRPVMPHPFKIGDSV is encoded by the exons atgggcggccgagcggcacagtcggcagcggcggcgcaggcggacacgggatgtggcagggacacgcaggcggggccggggatggggtcggcgagggaccgccccctggccggcgacccacagcgatgtgccacgaccggctccggcccaatatggggaag ccctccaattgatgcaaaagacggtgcaaaaacccctgcctgccgggagcaactgaaccgcccggtgatgcctcacccattcaagattggggactctgtctag